The following coding sequences are from one Halorubrum sp. BOL3-1 window:
- a CDS encoding SDR family NAD(P)-dependent oxidoreductase: MAVVVTGASRGIGRAIAVELAERDVVIDYRSDGDAAAETARRVRDAGGEAVTVRADVSETAAADRLIETATDEFGPIDAVVNNAGIARPNRLEETTDEAWESVIDTNLSGAFRVTRAAAPHLRESGGDVVFLSSVGGTLGTVDAGYAASKAGLHGLTRALARELGPDGVQVNAVAPGPVETDLNDVILEHLEAIGFRGHENVDTYLPEYACEPAAVADSVRYLIENDHVHGEILDVDGGMRL, from the coding sequence ATGGCAGTCGTAGTCACCGGAGCGAGTCGGGGAATCGGACGCGCGATCGCGGTCGAACTCGCCGAACGCGACGTCGTCATCGACTACCGGTCTGACGGGGACGCCGCCGCCGAGACGGCGAGACGGGTCCGTGACGCGGGCGGCGAGGCCGTGACCGTTCGGGCCGACGTGAGCGAGACCGCGGCTGCGGACCGACTGATCGAGACGGCGACCGACGAGTTCGGCCCGATCGACGCGGTCGTCAACAACGCCGGCATCGCGCGACCGAACCGCTTGGAGGAGACGACCGACGAGGCCTGGGAGTCGGTGATCGACACCAACCTCTCGGGCGCGTTCCGCGTCACCCGCGCGGCGGCTCCGCACCTGCGCGAGAGCGGAGGCGACGTCGTCTTCCTCTCCAGCGTCGGCGGCACGCTCGGAACGGTTGACGCCGGTTACGCCGCGAGCAAAGCCGGACTCCACGGGCTGACGCGCGCGCTGGCCCGGGAGCTCGGCCCGGACGGAGTCCAGGTCAACGCGGTCGCGCCCGGGCCGGTCGAGACCGACCTCAACGACGTCATCCTCGAACACCTCGAAGCGATCGGCTTTCGGGGTCACGAGAACGTCGACACTTATCTCCCCGAGTACGCCTGCGAACCGGCGGCCGTCGCCGACTCCGTTCGGTACCTGATCGAAAACGACCACGTCCACGGGGAGATACTCGACGTCGACGGCGGGATGCGTCTCTGA
- a CDS encoding MTH1187 family thiamine-binding protein: protein MTAIAMLSVAPVIEESMAEEVAEAVAALDEFDVSYETNPMGTVIEADDAETLFAAAAAAHEAVDGDRVSTVLKIDDKRTSDATAADKVTAVEDHLGREAKRER from the coding sequence ATGACAGCGATCGCGATGTTGAGCGTCGCGCCGGTGATCGAGGAGAGTATGGCGGAAGAGGTCGCGGAGGCCGTCGCCGCGCTCGACGAGTTCGACGTGAGCTACGAGACGAACCCGATGGGGACCGTCATCGAAGCCGATGACGCGGAGACGCTGTTCGCGGCCGCGGCGGCCGCCCACGAGGCGGTCGACGGCGACCGCGTCTCGACCGTCCTCAAGATCGACGACAAGCGGACCAGCGACGCGACCGCGGCCGACAAGGTCACCGCCGTCGAGGACCACCTCGGCCGCGAGGCGAAGCGGGAGCGCTGA